From one Triticum urartu cultivar G1812 chromosome 3, Tu2.1, whole genome shotgun sequence genomic stretch:
- the LOC125548793 gene encoding zinc finger protein ZAT12-like encodes MSKRGRGVWDVELGSFDTARLLMLLEQQQHHQRGVAGAPQAMGGGRMFECKTCNRQFPTFQALGGHRASHKRPRLQHPPPQHALVGVGDDAALCLGRRAPQAPPQPPRPRVHECPVCGLEFAVGQALGGHMRRHRVEAEAVAGASATSIKAAATTEMVVASCDDGGICLDLNLTPSENCAKCRSAAALVAATGQGVHKALGGHMRGHQAEAEAKAHASSGKECWDKMGKRPRYLQLDPCGRLEDSDISISIC; translated from the coding sequence ATGAGCAAGAGAGGCAGGGGCGTGTGGGACGTGGAGCTGGGCAGCTTCGACACGGCCCGCCTGCTCATGCTCCTCGAGCAGCAGCAGCACCACCAGCGCGGCGTCGCCGGGGCGCCGCAGGCGATGGGCGGCGGCCGCATGTTCGAGTGCAAGACGTGCAACCGGCAGTTCCCCACGTTCCAGGCGCTCGGAGGACACCGCGCCAGCCACAAGCGCCCCAGGCTCCAGCACCCACCCCCGCAGCACGCACTCGTCGGCGTCGGCGACGACGCAGCGCTCTGCCTCGGCCGCCGGGCGCCCCAggcgccgccgcagccgcccagGCCAAGGGTGCACGAGTGTCCCGTCTGCGGGCTCGAGTTCGCCGTCGGCCAGGCGCTGGGCGGGCACATGCGCCGGCACCGCGTCGAAGCCGAAGCTGTGGCCGGGGCCAGCGCCACGAGCATCAAGGCAGCGGCGACGACCGAGATGGTGGTGGCCTCGTGCGACGACGGCGGGATCTGCCTGGACCTGAACCTGACGCCTTCGGAGAACTGCGCCAAGTGCAGGAGCGCGGCGGCGCTCGTCGCCGCTACCGGGCAGGGTGTACATAAGGCGCTGGGCGGGCACATGCGCGGGCACCAAGCCGAGGCCGAGGCCAAGGCCCACGCATCGAGCGGGAAGGAATGTTGGGATAAGATGGGAAAAAGGCCAAGATACTTGCAATTAGATCCTTGTGGCAGATTGGAAGATTCTGATATCTCCATTTCAATTTGTTGA